One stretch of Actinacidiphila sp. DG2A-62 DNA includes these proteins:
- a CDS encoding ABC transporter ATP-binding protein: MPTVIVDGLHVVYRIYGADAGHGNATAALRRLLLRQGSPNVQTVHAVKGVTFTAYRGEAIGIIGSNGSGKTTLLKAVAGLLPAERGKVYTDGQPSLLGVNAALMNDLTGGTNVILGGLAMGMSQEEVRRRYQGIVDFSGINEKGDFISLPMRTYSSGMAARLRFSIAAAKNHDVLMIDEALATGDRAFQKRSEARIRELRKEAGTVFLVSHNNKSIRDTCDRVLWLEKGELVMDGPTEEVVSAYEKA; this comes from the coding sequence GTGCCCACCGTCATCGTCGACGGGCTCCACGTCGTCTACCGCATCTACGGCGCCGACGCGGGCCACGGCAACGCCACCGCCGCGCTGCGCCGCCTGCTGCTGCGGCAGGGCTCGCCGAACGTCCAGACCGTGCACGCCGTCAAGGGCGTCACCTTCACGGCGTACCGCGGTGAGGCGATCGGCATCATCGGCTCCAACGGCTCCGGCAAGACGACGCTGCTCAAGGCGGTCGCCGGGCTGCTCCCCGCCGAGCGCGGCAAGGTCTACACCGATGGTCAGCCGTCGTTGTTGGGTGTGAACGCGGCGTTGATGAATGATCTGACCGGTGGGACGAATGTGATCCTGGGTGGTCTGGCGATGGGGATGTCGCAGGAGGAGGTGCGGCGTCGGTATCAGGGGATCGTGGATTTCTCGGGGATCAACGAGAAGGGTGATTTCATCTCGTTGCCGATGCGGACGTACTCCTCGGGTATGGCGGCGCGGTTGAGGTTCTCGATCGCGGCGGCGAAGAATCATGATGTGCTGATGATCGACGAGGCGCTGGCGACGGGTGACCGGGCGTTCCAGAAGCGGTCGGAGGCGCGGATCAGGGAGTTGCGCAAGGAGGCCGGCACGGTCTTCCTGGTCAGCCACAACAACAAGTCGATCCGGGACACATGCGACCGGGTGCTGTGGCTGGAGAAGGGCGAGCTGGTGATGGACGGCCCGACCGAGGAGGTCGTCAGCGCCTACGAGAAGGCGTGA
- a CDS encoding ABC transporter permease — protein MLLTPARPAAPVPDRAATGPAALAAAHGLTVSGARPGPGAYARQLWARRHFITALASARQAALYSGARLGQLWQVLTPLLNAAVYFLVFGLLLGTGRGVPDYVPFLCTGVFVFTFTQSAALSGARSLTDNIGLVRALHFPRAALPLAATLTQLRQLLLSLGVLALVVAGVGVPVTTRWLLAVPALVLQSVFNAGLALALARLGARTTDFVQVLPFLLRTWGYVSGVFYDLSRFSAGAPHPLRLLLEANPALIYVSLMRYALIDTVTRAQLPPHVWPLALVWASAAAGAGYAFFWSSEEEYGRG, from the coding sequence ATGCTCCTCACCCCGGCGCGCCCCGCGGCGCCCGTGCCGGACCGCGCCGCGACCGGCCCCGCCGCGCTGGCCGCCGCCCACGGGCTCACGGTCAGCGGTGCGCGCCCCGGCCCCGGCGCGTACGCCCGCCAGCTGTGGGCCCGCCGCCACTTCATCACCGCGCTCGCCTCCGCCCGCCAGGCCGCCCTGTACTCCGGCGCCCGGCTCGGCCAGCTGTGGCAGGTGCTGACGCCGCTGCTCAACGCCGCCGTGTACTTCCTGGTCTTCGGCCTGCTGCTGGGCACGGGGCGCGGCGTGCCGGACTACGTCCCGTTCCTGTGCACCGGCGTCTTCGTCTTCACCTTCACCCAGTCCGCGGCGCTGTCCGGGGCCCGCTCGCTCACCGACAACATCGGCCTGGTGCGCGCCCTGCACTTCCCGCGCGCCGCCCTGCCGCTGGCCGCGACGCTGACCCAGCTGCGCCAGCTGCTGCTCTCCCTGGGCGTGCTGGCCCTCGTGGTGGCCGGCGTCGGCGTGCCGGTCACCACGCGCTGGCTGCTGGCGGTGCCGGCCCTGGTCCTGCAGTCGGTCTTCAACGCCGGGCTCGCCCTGGCGCTGGCCCGCCTCGGCGCCCGCACCACCGACTTCGTCCAGGTGCTGCCGTTCCTGCTGCGCACCTGGGGCTACGTCTCCGGCGTCTTCTACGACCTGAGCCGGTTCTCCGCGGGCGCCCCGCACCCGCTGCGGCTGCTGCTGGAGGCGAACCCGGCGCTGATCTATGTGAGCCTGATGAGGTACGCGCTCATCGACACGGTGACCCGGGCGCAGCTCCCGCCGCACGTGTGGCCGCTCGCACTGGTCTGGGCGAGTGCGGCCGCCGGCGCCGGGTACGCGTTCTTCTGGTCGTCCGAGGAGGAGTACGGACGTGGCTGA
- a CDS encoding TetR/AcrR family transcriptional regulator: MSTEPTPPPGPAPAPGTDSGYASASDAAAARRQPAGAAVLRTEVTEAIRAAVFAELAAVGYGRMSMEGIARRAGVGKAAVYRRWRSKLPLVLDVVSAVAGQGLPAPDTGSLRGDVRAVLGVAARALAHPAVAQILPDLLAEAARGPELAQALRGALRGARGGVVEVVLAQAAERGELPRDVDADLAFGLLAGPLYWTVAVMGGAPTDAELDALASSVAAALRTA; this comes from the coding sequence ATGAGCACCGAGCCCACTCCCCCGCCGGGGCCCGCGCCCGCGCCCGGGACTGATTCCGGGTACGCTTCCGCGTCCGATGCCGCTGCCGCCCGGCGGCAGCCCGCGGGGGCGGCGGTGCTGCGCACGGAGGTCACCGAGGCGATCCGGGCGGCCGTCTTCGCGGAGCTGGCCGCGGTCGGCTACGGCCGGATGTCGATGGAGGGGATCGCGCGGCGCGCGGGCGTCGGCAAGGCGGCGGTCTACCGGCGGTGGCGGTCCAAGCTGCCGCTGGTGCTCGACGTGGTGTCCGCGGTGGCCGGGCAGGGGCTGCCGGCGCCGGACACGGGGTCGCTGCGGGGGGACGTGCGGGCGGTTCTGGGGGTGGCGGCGCGGGCGCTGGCACATCCGGCGGTGGCGCAGATCCTGCCGGATCTCCTCGCGGAGGCGGCGCGCGGTCCGGAGCTGGCGCAGGCGCTGCGCGGAGCGTTGCGGGGGGCGCGGGGCGGCGTCGTGGAGGTCGTGCTGGCGCAGGCGGCGGAGCGCGGTGAGCTCCCGCGCGATGTGGACGCGGACCTGGCGTTCGGCCTGCTCGCCGGGCCGCTCTACTGGACCGTGGCGGTCATGGGCGGCGCGCCCACCGACGCGGAACTCGACGCCCTCGCGTCATCCGTGGCCGCCGCCCTCCGCACGGCCTGA
- the pheT gene encoding phenylalanine--tRNA ligase subunit beta, translating into MRVPLSWLREYVDLPAGTTGRDVQAKLISAGLEVETVEQLGTGLKGPLVVGEVLTIEELEGFKKPIRFCTVDVGDANGTGEPQEIVCGARNFAVGDKVVVILPGGVLPGDFQISARKTYGRVSHGMICSARELGMGDDHEGIVVLPPEHEAGTDAIGLLELVDEVLDIAVTPDRGYCLSLRGVARETAIAYGLPLSDPALIDVPGPNAGGYPVRIADPIGCDRFTARTVTGVNPEARSPIWLQRRLQKVGMRPISLAVDITNFVMFEIGQPLHAYDRSRLNGPIGVRRAEPGEKLTTLDGAERVLDGEDLVITDESGPIGLAGVMGGAHTEIAEQGADSGTTEIVIEAAHFAPVAIARAARRHKLASEASRRFERGTDPQATSAAAQRAVDLLVLLAGGTAEPGVTEAVSPSAPHTIAMPADHPDRVAGTAYGRETVVRRLQEIGCDVYGSDELIVTVPSWRPDLAAPNDLAEEVIRLEGYENLPSTLPKPPSQRGLTGSQRLRRRIGRALASAGYVEAPSYPFLGAEVFDQLGYEPDDPRRRTVVLANPLDDTEPALRTTLLPGLLAALRRNDGRGTHDLALFETGLVFHPVDGQSTPPRLPVDRRPTDEEIAALKAALPDQPRHVGVVLAGARERAGWWGPGHRVSWADAVEAARTVAAEAGVSLTVRQGRQAPFHPGRCAELVAGDGEVVGHAGELHPRVTKALGVPERTCAMEVDLDRLEAIGGARATGPRVSTFPVATQDVALVVDAAVPAAEVERALRDGAGDLLESLRLFDIFTGEQIGEGRKSLAYALRFRAADRTLTAEEASAARDAAVAAAAARTGAALRGA; encoded by the coding sequence ATGCGGGTCCCGCTTTCTTGGCTGCGGGAGTACGTCGACCTGCCCGCCGGCACCACCGGCCGCGACGTCCAGGCCAAGCTCATTTCCGCCGGCCTGGAGGTCGAGACCGTCGAGCAGCTCGGCACCGGCCTCAAGGGCCCGCTGGTCGTCGGCGAGGTCCTGACCATCGAAGAGCTGGAGGGCTTCAAGAAGCCGATCCGCTTCTGCACCGTCGACGTCGGCGACGCCAACGGGACCGGCGAACCGCAGGAGATCGTCTGCGGCGCCCGCAACTTCGCGGTCGGCGACAAGGTCGTGGTGATCCTGCCCGGCGGCGTGCTGCCCGGCGACTTCCAGATCTCCGCGCGCAAGACCTACGGCAGGGTCTCGCACGGCATGATCTGCTCGGCCCGCGAACTGGGCATGGGCGACGATCATGAAGGCATCGTCGTGCTGCCGCCGGAGCACGAGGCCGGCACCGACGCCATCGGCCTGCTCGAACTCGTCGACGAGGTGCTCGACATCGCGGTCACGCCCGACCGCGGCTACTGCCTGTCGCTGCGCGGCGTCGCCCGCGAGACCGCCATCGCCTACGGTCTGCCGCTCAGCGACCCGGCGCTGATCGACGTGCCGGGGCCCAACGCCGGCGGCTACCCGGTGCGGATCGCCGACCCGATCGGCTGCGACCGCTTCACCGCGCGCACCGTCACCGGCGTCAACCCCGAGGCCCGCTCGCCGATCTGGCTCCAGCGCCGGCTGCAGAAGGTCGGCATGCGCCCGATCTCGCTGGCCGTGGACATCACCAACTTCGTGATGTTCGAGATCGGCCAGCCGCTGCACGCCTACGACCGCTCCCGACTCAACGGGCCGATCGGGGTCCGTCGCGCCGAGCCCGGCGAGAAGCTCACCACACTCGACGGCGCCGAGCGGGTGCTCGACGGCGAGGACCTGGTCATCACCGACGAGTCCGGGCCGATCGGCCTGGCCGGCGTGATGGGCGGCGCCCACACCGAGATCGCCGAGCAGGGCGCCGACTCCGGCACCACCGAGATCGTCATCGAGGCCGCGCACTTCGCGCCGGTCGCCATCGCCCGCGCGGCGCGCCGCCACAAGCTGGCCTCCGAGGCGTCCCGCAGGTTCGAGCGCGGCACCGACCCGCAGGCCACCTCCGCCGCCGCCCAGCGCGCCGTCGACCTGCTGGTGCTGCTGGCCGGCGGCACCGCGGAGCCCGGCGTCACCGAGGCCGTCTCACCGTCCGCCCCGCACACCATCGCGATGCCCGCCGACCACCCGGACCGCGTCGCCGGCACCGCGTACGGCCGCGAGACCGTGGTGCGCCGGCTCCAGGAGATCGGCTGCGACGTCTACGGCTCCGACGAGCTGATCGTCACCGTGCCCAGCTGGCGGCCCGACCTGGCGGCGCCCAACGACCTCGCCGAGGAGGTCATCCGGCTGGAGGGCTACGAGAACCTGCCCTCCACGCTGCCCAAGCCGCCGTCGCAGCGCGGCCTGACCGGGTCGCAGCGGCTGCGCCGCCGGATCGGCCGCGCGCTGGCCAGCGCCGGCTATGTCGAGGCCCCCAGCTACCCCTTCCTGGGCGCCGAGGTCTTCGACCAGCTCGGCTACGAGCCGGACGACCCGCGCCGGCGCACCGTCGTGCTCGCCAACCCGCTGGACGACACCGAGCCCGCCCTGCGCACCACGCTGCTGCCCGGACTGCTCGCGGCGCTGCGCCGCAACGACGGGCGCGGCACCCACGACCTGGCGCTCTTCGAGACCGGCCTGGTCTTCCACCCGGTCGACGGCCAGAGCACGCCGCCCCGGCTGCCGGTCGACCGCCGGCCGACCGACGAGGAGATCGCCGCGCTCAAGGCCGCGCTGCCCGACCAGCCCCGGCACGTCGGCGTGGTGCTGGCCGGCGCCCGCGAACGGGCCGGCTGGTGGGGCCCGGGCCACCGGGTGAGCTGGGCGGACGCGGTCGAGGCGGCGCGGACCGTCGCCGCGGAGGCGGGCGTGTCGCTGACCGTCCGCCAGGGCCGCCAGGCGCCCTTCCACCCCGGGCGCTGCGCCGAACTCGTCGCGGGCGACGGCGAGGTCGTCGGCCACGCCGGCGAGCTGCACCCGCGGGTGACCAAGGCGCTGGGCGTGCCCGAGCGGACCTGCGCGATGGAGGTCGACCTGGACCGGCTGGAGGCGATCGGCGGCGCCCGGGCGACCGGGCCGCGCGTGTCGACGTTCCCGGTCGCCACGCAGGACGTCGCGCTCGTCGTGGACGCCGCGGTCCCGGCCGCGGAGGTCGAGCGCGCGCTGCGCGACGGCGCGGGCGACCTCCTGGAGTCGCTGCGGCTGTTCGACATCTTCACCGGCGAGCAGATCGGCGAGGGGCGCAAGTCGCTCGCCTACGCGCTGCGGTTCCGCGCGGCCGACCGCACCCTCACCGCGGAGGAAGCCTCGGCCGCGCGCGACGCGGCGGTGGCGGCAGCCGCCGCTCGCACCGGAGCGGCCCTGCGCGGCGCCTGA
- a CDS encoding sensor histidine kinase, with amino-acid sequence MDLMPQNGTRGTRTVPPARPALAPRDPGGDSAGLGIDPDDLPDGLVVADEHGRVICFNAAAARITAVPAAEALGAPLERALPLEDLEGRRWWQLTDPYAGLAVRTGQPERNLLLPGGREVLVAARYVRERPGGPVRRLVVTLRGTEARRRTERSHAELIATVAHELRSPLTSVKGFTATLLAKWERFTEDQKKLMLETVDADANRVTRLIAELLDISRIDSGRLEVRRQPVDMAAAVQRHVDGHVAARPASRFRVQVAHPLPALWADPDKVDQILGNLLENAVRHGEGTVTIEVAPAPAAGGDRTTEGTAVTVSDEGPGIPEESIGRVFTRFWRGSKRGGTGLGLYIVKGIVEAHGGTITVGRAPGGGAEFRFILPVGAPAFMA; translated from the coding sequence ATGGACCTCATGCCGCAGAACGGCACGCGCGGCACGCGTACGGTTCCGCCCGCGCGCCCGGCCCTCGCGCCCCGGGACCCCGGCGGCGACTCCGCCGGACTCGGCATCGACCCCGACGACCTGCCCGACGGCCTGGTCGTCGCCGACGAGCACGGCCGGGTGATCTGCTTCAACGCCGCCGCCGCGCGCATCACCGCCGTCCCCGCCGCCGAGGCGCTCGGCGCCCCGCTGGAACGGGCCCTGCCGCTGGAGGACCTGGAGGGCCGCCGCTGGTGGCAGCTCACCGACCCCTACGCCGGCCTCGCCGTGCGCACCGGCCAGCCCGAGCGCAACCTGCTGCTGCCCGGCGGCCGGGAGGTGCTGGTCGCGGCCCGCTACGTCCGCGAGCGGCCCGGCGGCCCGGTGCGCCGGCTGGTGGTGACGCTGCGCGGCACCGAGGCCCGGCGCCGCACCGAGCGCAGCCACGCCGAGCTGATCGCCACCGTCGCGCACGAACTGCGCTCCCCGCTCACCTCGGTCAAGGGCTTCACCGCGACGCTGCTGGCCAAGTGGGAACGCTTCACCGAGGACCAGAAGAAGCTGATGCTGGAGACCGTCGACGCCGACGCCAACCGGGTGACCCGGCTGATCGCCGAACTGCTCGACATCTCCCGGATCGACTCCGGCCGGCTGGAGGTGCGCCGCCAGCCGGTCGACATGGCCGCCGCCGTGCAGCGGCACGTCGACGGCCACGTGGCGGCCAGGCCGGCGTCCCGGTTCCGGGTCCAGGTCGCGCACCCGCTGCCGGCGCTGTGGGCCGATCCCGACAAGGTCGACCAGATCCTCGGCAACCTGCTGGAAAACGCCGTGCGGCACGGCGAGGGAACTGTCACCATCGAGGTGGCCCCCGCCCCGGCCGCGGGCGGCGACCGTACGACGGAGGGCACGGCAGTCACCGTGAGCGACGAAGGCCCCGGCATCCCCGAGGAGTCGATCGGCCGCGTCTTCACCCGCTTCTGGCGGGGCAGCAAGCGCGGCGGCACCGGGCTGGGCCTGTACATCGTCAAGGGCATCGTCGAAGCCCACGGCGGGACCATCACCGTCGGCCGCGCGCCCGGCGGCGGCGCCGAGTTCCGATTTATCCTGCCCGTCGGGGCCCCCGCGTTCATGGCCTGA
- a CDS encoding TrmH family RNA methyltransferase, with protein MATPELTSLRSARVTAAHRLARRSFRGKERRFLVEGPQAVREAVAHPGGPAGRTLIELYATPEATERHADIVGAARAAGVPVLTATPEVVAEICDTVTPQGLAGVCRFLDTPFDQVLAARPRLVAVLAHVRDPGNAGTVLRCADAAGADAVVLTDASVDPYNPKAVRASAGSLFHLPVAVGVTAADAVAGLRAAGVRVLAADGAGDRDLDAELDAGAMGGPTAWVFGNEAWGLPEETRALADAVVRVPLHGRAESLNLATAAAVCLYASARAQRAPAGCRAPRSS; from the coding sequence ATGGCCACCCCCGAGCTGACGTCGCTGCGCTCGGCGCGCGTGACCGCCGCGCACCGGCTGGCCCGGCGCAGCTTCCGCGGCAAGGAGCGACGCTTCCTGGTCGAGGGCCCGCAGGCGGTACGGGAGGCCGTCGCGCACCCCGGCGGCCCGGCCGGCCGCACCCTGATCGAGCTGTACGCCACGCCCGAGGCGACCGAGCGGCACGCCGACATCGTGGGGGCGGCCCGCGCCGCCGGCGTCCCCGTGCTGACCGCCACCCCCGAGGTGGTCGCGGAGATCTGCGACACCGTCACCCCGCAGGGCCTGGCCGGCGTCTGCCGCTTCCTCGACACCCCCTTCGACCAGGTGCTCGCCGCCCGGCCCCGGCTGGTCGCGGTGCTCGCCCACGTCCGCGACCCCGGCAACGCCGGCACCGTGCTGCGCTGCGCGGACGCGGCCGGCGCGGACGCGGTGGTGCTCACCGACGCCTCGGTCGACCCGTACAACCCCAAGGCCGTCCGCGCCTCGGCGGGCAGCCTCTTCCACCTGCCGGTCGCGGTCGGCGTCACGGCCGCCGACGCGGTCGCGGGGCTGCGCGCCGCGGGCGTGCGGGTGCTGGCCGCGGACGGCGCGGGCGACCGCGACCTGGACGCCGAACTCGACGCCGGCGCGATGGGCGGCCCCACCGCCTGGGTCTTCGGCAACGAGGCGTGGGGCCTGCCCGAGGAGACCAGGGCGCTGGCCGACGCGGTGGTCCGCGTCCCCCTGCACGGACGCGCCGAGAGCCTCAACCTCGCCACCGCCGCCGCGGTGTGCCTGTACGCCTCCGCGCGCGCCCAGCGCGCCCCCGCAGGGTGCCGCGCGCCGCGCTCCAGCTAG
- the rplT gene encoding 50S ribosomal protein L20 — protein sequence MARVKRAVNAQKKRRAVLEQASGYRGQRSRLYRKAKEQVTHSLVYNYNDRKKRKGDFRQLWIQRINAAARANGITYNRFIQGLKAANVEVDRKILAELAVNDANAFAALVEVAQKALPSDVNAPKAA from the coding sequence GTGGCACGCGTCAAGCGGGCAGTCAACGCCCAGAAGAAGCGCCGGGCGGTCCTGGAGCAGGCCAGCGGCTACCGCGGTCAGCGTTCGCGCCTGTACCGCAAGGCCAAGGAGCAGGTCACCCACTCCCTGGTCTACAACTACAACGACCGCAAGAAGCGCAAGGGCGACTTCCGGCAGCTGTGGATCCAGCGGATCAACGCCGCCGCCCGCGCCAACGGCATCACCTACAACCGCTTCATCCAGGGTCTGAAGGCCGCCAACGTCGAGGTGGACCGCAAGATCCTGGCCGAGCTGGCGGTCAACGACGCGAACGCCTTCGCGGCGCTCGTCGAGGTGGCCCAGAAGGCGCTGCCGTCCGACGTGAACGCCCCCAAGGCGGCCTGA
- the rpmI gene encoding 50S ribosomal protein L35 — protein MPKNKTHSGTSKRFKITGSGKVLRERAGVRHYLEHKPSSKTRSLSGTVQVAPADAKKIKKLLGK, from the coding sequence ATGCCGAAGAACAAGACGCACAGCGGTACCAGCAAGCGCTTCAAGATCACCGGCTCCGGCAAGGTGCTGCGTGAGCGCGCCGGTGTCCGCCACTACCTGGAGCACAAGCCGTCCAGCAAGACGCGTTCCCTGAGCGGCACCGTCCAGGTCGCCCCGGCCGACGCCAAGAAGATCAAGAAGCTTCTCGGCAAGTGA
- the infC gene encoding translation initiation factor IF-3, whose amino-acid sequence MSAEPRINDRIRVPEVRLVGPSGEQVGIVPLAKALELAQEYDLDLVEVAANARPPVCKLMDYGKFKYESAMKAREARKNQAHTVIKEMKLRPKIDPHDYDTKKGHVVRFLKQGDKVKITIMFRGREQSRPELGYRLLQRLAEDVQELGFIESNPKQDGRNMIMVLGPHKKKTEAMAEAREAQAARKAGRQGDAQADVEADAEAPADAG is encoded by the coding sequence ATCAGCGCCGAGCCCCGCATCAACGACCGGATTCGCGTTCCCGAGGTGCGACTTGTCGGTCCCAGCGGCGAGCAGGTCGGCATCGTGCCGCTTGCCAAGGCCCTGGAGCTTGCGCAGGAGTACGACCTCGACCTGGTCGAGGTCGCGGCGAACGCCCGTCCGCCCGTGTGCAAGCTCATGGACTACGGGAAGTTCAAGTACGAGTCGGCCATGAAGGCCCGTGAGGCGCGCAAGAACCAGGCGCACACGGTCATCAAGGAGATGAAGCTCCGGCCGAAGATCGACCCGCACGACTACGACACCAAGAAGGGTCACGTCGTCCGGTTCCTCAAGCAGGGCGACAAGGTCAAGATCACGATCATGTTCCGCGGACGTGAGCAGTCCCGGCCGGAGCTCGGCTACCGGCTGCTGCAGCGGCTCGCGGAGGACGTCCAGGAGCTCGGCTTCATCGAGTCGAACCCCAAGCAGGACGGCCGGAACATGATCATGGTCCTCGGTCCGCACAAGAAGAAGACCGAGGCGATGGCCGAGGCCCGCGAGGCCCAGGCCGCCCGCAAGGCCGGCCGGCAGGGTGACGCGCAGGCCGACGTGGAGGCGGACGCGGAGGCACCGGCCGACGCCGGCTGA
- a CDS encoding DUF1844 domain-containing protein produces MSETPAPASGPASRQDGGAGAAPGYDDITRDIADVPAVEVITTVAVHLMSAAAVNLGLAEEGEQHKDLDEARKLIQALAGLVTASATEISSFHAAPLRDGLKSLQLAFREASVVPDEPGQGPGEKFTGPVYA; encoded by the coding sequence ATGAGCGAGACTCCCGCCCCCGCCTCCGGCCCCGCCTCCCGCCAGGACGGCGGCGCCGGTGCCGCACCCGGCTACGACGACATCACCCGTGACATCGCGGACGTGCCCGCGGTCGAGGTGATCACCACCGTGGCCGTGCACCTGATGAGCGCGGCGGCGGTGAACCTCGGCCTGGCCGAGGAGGGCGAGCAGCACAAGGACCTCGACGAGGCGCGCAAGCTCATCCAGGCGCTGGCCGGACTGGTCACCGCGAGCGCCACCGAGATCAGCTCCTTCCACGCGGCGCCGCTGCGGGACGGCCTGAAGTCGCTGCAGCTGGCCTTCCGCGAGGCGTCGGTGGTGCCGGACGAGCCGGGCCAGGGTCCGGGCGAGAAGTTCACCGGGCCGGTCTACGCGTAG
- a CDS encoding MIP family channel protein: MDMRTITDNRTADDQRAFVCEFLGTLLLVFFAVGAAVVSGQYIGSLGIAFGFGLVLLAIAYAIGPISGSHVNPAVTMGMLLARRITLRTAVEYWIAQILGGIVGAALLLLVAKQVPGLKTHGAFGTNGYGYRSAVGISIFGAFVAEMILTFLLVFVVLAVTHRIAVVGFDGLPIGMALVVIHLVGIPLTGTGVNPARSLGPALFAGSPALTQLWLFLVAPLVGGALAALVHQTTHPALAAARAARAAAAEAETAARAEGDA; this comes from the coding sequence ATGGACATGCGCACGATCACCGACAACCGGACGGCCGACGACCAGCGGGCGTTCGTCTGCGAGTTCCTGGGCACCCTGCTGCTGGTCTTCTTCGCCGTCGGCGCGGCCGTGGTCTCCGGCCAGTACATCGGCTCGCTCGGCATCGCCTTCGGCTTCGGCCTGGTGCTGCTGGCGATCGCGTACGCCATCGGGCCCATCTCCGGCAGCCATGTCAACCCCGCGGTGACGATGGGCATGCTGCTCGCCCGCCGGATCACCCTGCGCACCGCCGTCGAGTACTGGATCGCGCAGATCCTCGGCGGCATCGTCGGCGCGGCGCTGCTGCTGCTCGTGGCCAAGCAGGTGCCGGGCCTGAAGACGCACGGCGCGTTCGGCACCAACGGCTACGGCTACCGCTCGGCGGTCGGCATCAGTATCTTCGGCGCCTTCGTGGCCGAGATGATCCTGACCTTCCTGCTGGTCTTCGTGGTGCTCGCGGTCACCCACCGGATCGCCGTGGTCGGCTTCGACGGGCTGCCCATCGGCATGGCCCTGGTGGTGATCCACCTGGTCGGCATCCCGCTCACCGGCACCGGTGTGAACCCGGCGCGCAGCCTGGGCCCGGCGCTCTTCGCCGGCAGCCCCGCGCTGACCCAGCTGTGGCTGTTCCTCGTCGCCCCGCTGGTCGGCGGCGCGCTCGCGGCGCTGGTGCACCAGACGACCCACCCCGCGCTGGCCGCGGCCAGGGCCGCCCGCGCGGCCGCCGCCGAGGCCGAGACCGCCGCCCGCGCGGAGGGCGACGCCTGA
- a CDS encoding SseB family protein, which yields MALKNIPDPGYSDDDGSADPALAAALARYARARAAETGAGSGVGAAAGSATETATATETAAAEVAAALTGARLLVPVVAVLGEAETGADGLRREKSSDMAVPVIEAPDGRRALPAFTSSAALARWRADARPVAVPLHQALQAVAHERADTLLIDLAGPVPYELTGADLRAAARGGAGRDPLADPAVREAVAVALRTALAAQPGVVRAHLGPARPGNDGTLALVLADDADPAATGQAVARALAADETLRAVLVQGLDLALLPAAAVLPGAPLFTR from the coding sequence GTGGCGCTGAAGAACATCCCGGACCCCGGCTACTCCGACGACGACGGCTCCGCCGACCCCGCGCTCGCCGCGGCCCTCGCGCGGTACGCCCGGGCGCGCGCCGCCGAGACCGGCGCCGGGTCCGGTGTCGGCGCGGCGGCCGGAAGTGCGACCGAGACCGCGACCGCGACGGAGACGGCCGCCGCGGAGGTCGCCGCCGCGCTCACGGGGGCCCGGCTGCTCGTCCCGGTCGTCGCGGTGCTCGGCGAGGCCGAGACCGGCGCCGACGGGCTGCGCCGGGAGAAGTCCAGCGACATGGCCGTCCCGGTGATCGAGGCGCCGGACGGCCGCCGCGCGCTGCCGGCCTTCACCTCCAGCGCGGCGCTCGCCCGCTGGCGCGCCGACGCCCGCCCGGTCGCCGTGCCCTTGCACCAGGCGCTCCAGGCCGTCGCGCACGAGCGGGCCGACACGCTGCTGATCGACCTCGCGGGACCGGTCCCGTACGAACTGACCGGCGCGGACCTGCGTGCCGCCGCTCGGGGCGGCGCCGGGCGCGACCCGCTCGCCGACCCCGCCGTGCGCGAGGCCGTCGCCGTCGCGCTGCGCACCGCGCTGGCCGCGCAGCCCGGCGTGGTGCGCGCCCACCTCGGGCCCGCGCGGCCCGGCAACGACGGCACGCTCGCCCTGGTGCTCGCTGACGACGCGGACCCGGCGGCCACCGGCCAGGCGGTGGCCCGCGCGCTCGCCGCCGACGAGACGCTGCGCGCCGTCCTCGTCCAGGGCCTGGACCTCGCCCTCCTCCCGGCCGCCGCCGTGCTCCCGGGCGCCCCGCTCTTCACCCGCTGA